The following proteins are co-located in the Imtechella halotolerans genome:
- the rpsT gene encoding 30S ribosomal protein S20: MANHKSALKRIRRNEAARLRNKYQHKTTRNAIKKLRGLEDAKEAATLLPTVVAMIDKLAKRNIIHSNKASNLKSSLTKHVTKLAA, encoded by the coding sequence ATGGCAAATCATAAGTCAGCATTAAAGAGAATCAGAAGAAACGAGGCGGCTCGCTTGAGAAACAAATATCAGCATAAAACTACCCGTAATGCTATCAAGAAGCTACGTGGTTTAGAAGATGCTAAGGAAGCAGCTACTTTGTTGCCAACTGTAGTAGCCATGATTGATAAATTGGCTAAAAGAAACATTATTCACAGCAATAAGGCTTCAAACTTGAAAAGTAGCTTAACAAAGCATGTGACTAAATTAGCCGCTTAA
- a CDS encoding OmpP1/FadL family transporter — MKKVFSFLIAALAVSTTQAQDINDAYRYSSEQLGGTARYRALSGAFGALGGDLSAMSANPAGSAVFSTGEVGATFGNSSIRNNSLYFGTLATDSKSKFDLSQIGGVLVFNNQSKEANWRKIAVGFNVENSNSFNNNVFVAGFNPNNSIDKYFLSYANGVTLDDIEVYDGENVTEVYRWLGENRGYGAQQAFLAYQAYLINPISNDPENTQYVSNASYGTVDQEYFMATTGYNYKITFNFATQYKDKLYLGANLNAHAIDFSKYTYLSEIGFASNSTIQEIGFENDLKTYGSGFSFQLGAIAKLSDELRIGATYQSPTWYNINDELIQSLFTVSEVDNGDGTFTEFTDVVEPNVINIYETYKLMTPSKITGSLAYVFGKYGLISFDYSRKNYANAEFRPTSDSYFRDQNSIISNQLKDASSYRIGGELRVDNVSLRAGYRLEESPYKNERTVGELNGYSLGIGYNFGAVSLDIAYDHAKQDSYRSLYNVGLTDAATTSSKFNNVMMSIGIKL, encoded by the coding sequence ATGAAAAAGGTTTTCTCTTTCTTAATAGCTGCATTAGCAGTTTCTACCACCCAAGCACAAGACATAAATGACGCCTATCGTTATTCAAGTGAGCAGTTAGGGGGTACAGCAAGATACAGAGCGCTAAGCGGTGCTTTCGGGGCTTTAGGTGGTGACCTATCCGCGATGTCTGCCAATCCAGCTGGGTCAGCTGTGTTTTCCACAGGAGAAGTTGGTGCCACATTTGGAAATAGCAGCATTCGTAATAATTCACTTTACTTCGGAACTTTAGCAACTGATTCCAAGTCTAAATTTGATCTTAGTCAAATTGGTGGTGTCTTGGTCTTCAACAACCAATCTAAAGAAGCTAATTGGAGAAAAATTGCTGTAGGTTTTAATGTGGAAAATTCAAACAGCTTCAACAACAATGTATTTGTTGCAGGATTCAATCCAAATAATTCAATAGACAAGTATTTTTTATCTTATGCCAATGGCGTAACTCTTGACGACATCGAAGTATATGATGGGGAAAATGTTACGGAGGTCTATCGTTGGTTAGGAGAAAATAGAGGTTATGGAGCTCAACAAGCTTTCCTTGCCTATCAAGCTTATCTCATAAATCCAATATCTAATGACCCAGAAAACACCCAATATGTCTCAAATGCTTCATACGGCACAGTAGATCAAGAGTATTTTATGGCAACCACTGGATATAATTACAAAATAACATTCAACTTTGCCACCCAATACAAGGATAAGCTATATCTGGGAGCAAACTTAAACGCTCATGCGATTGATTTTTCCAAATACACCTACCTTTCGGAAATAGGATTTGCATCTAATTCAACGATACAGGAGATTGGTTTTGAAAACGATCTAAAAACTTATGGATCTGGATTCTCCTTTCAATTAGGAGCTATAGCCAAATTGTCTGATGAATTAAGAATTGGTGCCACCTACCAATCCCCTACCTGGTATAACATAAATGATGAGCTGATTCAATCACTATTTACTGTAAGTGAGGTAGACAATGGAGACGGAACGTTTACGGAATTCACCGATGTTGTGGAACCCAATGTGATCAACATCTACGAAACCTATAAATTAATGACCCCGTCCAAGATTACTGGAAGTCTCGCCTATGTATTTGGAAAATACGGCCTAATAAGTTTTGATTACAGTAGAAAAAATTATGCCAATGCAGAGTTTCGTCCAACAAGTGATTCTTATTTTAGAGATCAAAATTCAATCATTTCAAACCAATTAAAGGATGCATCTTCATACAGAATTGGTGGTGAATTACGCGTGGACAATGTAAGTCTTCGCGCAGGTTATCGACTTGAGGAAAGTCCTTATAAAAACGAAAGAACAGTAGGAGAACTTAACGGATACTCTCTTGGAATAGGCTATAATTTTGGCGCAGTTTCTTTAGATATTGCTTACGATCACGCCAAGCAAGACTCATATCGATCCCTATATAATGTGGGACTTACTGATGCCGCTACCACCTCAAGTAAATTCAACAATGTAATGATGAGTATAGGAATTAAACTTTAA
- a CDS encoding T9SS type B sorting domain-containing protein, whose amino-acid sequence MKILPRFLLILTTIVFSCAINYGQTSFCPVVDAGNNITLDCNNSSATLTVDFVRTGLTTSYDVSSIAYNPPFPYRGPGSPTNPISVGLDDVWSDVIDLPFNFCFFEGIHDNIQVGSNGNMTFKEKSTGPDQNSFQLINGTEYLTLPNTEFSMAEVNIFGVFHDLDPTINANQADGPYIAWDVMGVAPCRAFVVSFSNVAHYDDRCNDLTSTFMMVMYETTNIIEVYVQDKPICDDWQMGGAVIGIQDMDAIRSVTPDQRNNGQWGGTGINEAWRFTPNGDPNYSIEWSDDSGNIVGDTESITVSPEVTTTYRAKITYTNCDLEEEVFFDETTVVVNRPYNIPDLGPNQQRCEGTGGVVLDATASSSSVSYQWFKDGVLLNSETSPQYTVVEGESGLYSVTVDDGQGCVQSEEVQIDFVANPTVVPIANYTLCDIDGDGEAVFDLTSKDVEIADGQDVMVSYHLTQNEAENGAGNLMSPYQSSSQVIWVRMEDVSTGCRSVTSFNLVVATSPMVQTVTINECDDASEDGYAVFDLTTAQAEIVAPSNEIDFVFTYYHDSELNSPILAPDTYTNTSAGSEVVYVSIENAQGCSAQTTLTLSVNSLPPFSPSSDMYYCEVDTDEVETIPLTEFDNFILEGADGSGYSITYHLNVSDAENGISPISDPFTNTSNPQQLVARVEEITTNCYKVYAFNLHIASSPQLVTGTQMQECDTSNGANTAVFDLMAVSDDLLSSGNSADFEFSFYTDSNLSNQINSPSSFTNTSNPQMVYVRARNRDTGCEGSTTLELEVLPKPFVALPPNVILCSDDTNGVLLGADLGNNILYQWNNGATTPTITVFTPGDYYVLITDTMTGCIFTSNTTSVSLASVPDFTPEIRQSPAFMGNHTIEVVVRESGDYEYRLDNGMYQMSGVFTNVVPGQHFITIRERNGCGELVVEALVLDYLRFFTPNGDGYTDNWNIIGLENQPSAEIYLFDRYGKFIKQLDPTGPGWDGTYNGRMLPSTDYWFKVIYTDPSDNSKREFRSHFSLKR is encoded by the coding sequence ATGAAGATTTTGCCTCGCTTCTTGCTGATTCTTACAACAATAGTGTTTTCTTGCGCTATTAACTATGGTCAAACCTCGTTTTGTCCAGTGGTTGATGCTGGCAACAACATTACACTTGACTGTAATAATTCTTCAGCTACTTTGACTGTTGATTTTGTCCGTACAGGTCTTACCACTAGTTATGATGTTTCTTCCATTGCTTATAATCCTCCCTTTCCCTACAGAGGGCCAGGGTCACCTACAAATCCAATAAGTGTAGGTTTGGATGATGTCTGGTCTGATGTTATTGACTTGCCGTTTAATTTTTGCTTTTTTGAAGGGATCCATGATAATATTCAGGTAGGTTCTAATGGTAATATGACGTTTAAAGAAAAGAGTACAGGTCCTGATCAAAATAGTTTTCAATTGATAAACGGGACCGAATATCTTACGCTTCCAAACACTGAATTTTCAATGGCAGAGGTGAATATTTTTGGTGTTTTTCATGATTTGGATCCTACTATTAATGCTAATCAAGCGGATGGGCCTTATATAGCCTGGGACGTTATGGGAGTAGCACCTTGTAGAGCATTTGTAGTGAGTTTTTCTAATGTTGCTCATTATGATGATCGATGTAATGATTTGACATCTACTTTTATGATGGTCATGTATGAGACAACTAACATAATAGAAGTATATGTGCAAGATAAGCCTATATGTGATGATTGGCAAATGGGGGGTGCTGTAATTGGAATTCAGGATATGGATGCGATAAGATCAGTAACACCTGACCAAAGAAACAATGGTCAGTGGGGGGGGACTGGCATTAACGAGGCATGGCGATTTACACCCAACGGGGATCCTAACTATAGCATAGAATGGTCGGATGATAGTGGGAATATTGTCGGGGATACGGAATCCATTACGGTTTCTCCTGAAGTCACAACTACCTACAGAGCAAAGATTACTTATACAAATTGTGATTTGGAAGAGGAGGTGTTTTTTGATGAAACTACAGTTGTCGTTAACAGGCCTTATAACATTCCCGATTTGGGACCAAACCAGCAACGCTGTGAAGGTACAGGAGGAGTAGTTCTTGATGCCACTGCTAGTAGTTCATCAGTTTCGTATCAATGGTTTAAAGATGGGGTCCTTTTGAATTCAGAAACTTCACCTCAATATACGGTAGTGGAAGGAGAAAGCGGATTGTATTCAGTAACTGTGGATGATGGGCAAGGGTGTGTGCAAAGTGAAGAAGTGCAAATTGATTTTGTAGCCAATCCGACTGTGGTACCTATTGCTAATTATACCTTGTGTGACATTGATGGAGATGGGGAGGCTGTTTTTGATTTAACCTCCAAGGATGTAGAAATAGCAGATGGACAAGATGTGATGGTTAGCTATCACCTCACACAAAATGAAGCAGAAAATGGAGCTGGTAACTTGATGAGTCCCTATCAGTCTTCTTCTCAAGTAATATGGGTTAGGATGGAGGACGTAAGTACCGGATGTAGGTCGGTTACCTCCTTTAATTTAGTAGTTGCCACTAGTCCAATGGTTCAAACCGTAACCATAAACGAGTGTGATGATGCTTCAGAGGATGGATATGCTGTATTTGATCTTACAACTGCTCAAGCTGAAATAGTAGCACCTTCAAATGAAATCGATTTTGTATTTACCTACTATCATGATTCTGAACTCAACTCACCGATTTTAGCTCCTGATACCTATACGAATACATCAGCAGGTTCAGAGGTGGTTTATGTTTCCATTGAAAATGCACAAGGATGTAGTGCTCAAACGACTCTTACCTTGTCAGTAAATTCACTACCACCATTTTCACCAAGTTCAGACATGTATTATTGTGAAGTTGACACAGATGAGGTAGAAACTATTCCTTTAACGGAATTTGATAATTTTATTTTAGAAGGAGCCGATGGATCCGGGTACTCAATTACCTACCATCTGAATGTAAGTGATGCGGAAAATGGGATTTCTCCAATTTCCGATCCTTTTACAAATACGAGTAATCCACAGCAATTGGTAGCTAGGGTGGAGGAAATCACAACAAATTGTTATAAAGTATATGCATTTAACCTCCATATAGCTTCAAGCCCTCAATTGGTGACTGGAACTCAAATGCAGGAATGTGATACTTCCAATGGCGCTAATACCGCTGTGTTTGATCTCATGGCTGTTTCTGATGACTTACTGTCTTCTGGAAATTCAGCTGATTTTGAATTTTCATTTTACACAGACAGTAATTTAAGTAACCAGATTAATAGTCCTTCGTCCTTTACCAATACATCGAATCCGCAAATGGTGTATGTAAGGGCTAGGAATAGAGATACAGGTTGTGAAGGGAGTACAACTTTAGAATTAGAGGTGTTGCCAAAACCTTTTGTGGCATTGCCTCCCAATGTGATATTATGTTCGGACGACACCAATGGGGTGTTGTTAGGAGCGGATTTAGGGAATAACATTTTGTATCAATGGAACAATGGCGCTACAACACCTACTATTACTGTGTTTACTCCTGGAGATTATTATGTCTTAATTACCGATACCATGACAGGATGTATATTTACAAGTAATACAACGAGTGTTTCTCTAGCATCCGTTCCTGATTTTACCCCAGAAATTAGACAATCTCCAGCTTTTATGGGAAATCATACTATAGAAGTAGTGGTAAGGGAATCAGGAGATTATGAGTATCGATTAGATAACGGAATGTATCAGATGTCAGGCGTTTTTACTAATGTGGTTCCAGGTCAACATTTTATTACCATTCGAGAACGTAATGGTTGTGGAGAACTTGTGGTGGAGGCTTTGGTGTTGGACTATTTACGCTTTTTCACTCCTAATGGCGATGGGTATACAGATAATTGGAATATAATAGGTTTAGAAAACCAACCGTCAGCAGAAATCTATCTGTTTGATAGGTATGGGAAGTTTATTAAGCAATTGGATCCAACAGGCCCTGGATGGGATGGTACGTATAACGGAAGAATGCTTCCATCTACGGACTATTGGTTTAAAGTTATTTATACAGACCCAAGTGATAATTCAAAACGTGAGTTTAGGAGTCATTTTAGTCTTAAAAGATAA
- the proS gene encoding proline--tRNA ligase, translating to MSKSLTKRSEDYSKWYNELVVKADLAENSGVRGCMVIKPYGYAIWEKMQAQLDKMFKETGHENAYFPLFVPKSLFEAEEKNAEGFAKECAVVTHYRLKNDPDNKGKLMVDPEAKLEEELVVRPTSEAIIWSTYKNWIQSYRDLPILINQWANVVRWEMRTRLFLRTAEFLWQEGHTAHATREEAIAEAVQMMDVYAEFAENFMAVPVIKGVKTESERFAGAEDTYCIEALMQDGKALQAGTSHFLGQNFAKAFDVKFTSNEGKQDYVWATSWGVSTRLMGALIMTHSDDNGLVLPPKLAPIQVVIVPIYKGDDQLEAIRSRINPLMKELRDKGISVKFDDRDTHKPGFKFNEYELKGVPVRIAIGQRDMENNTFEIARRDTLSKETVSGEVVVSYISNLLEDIQNTIFQKALDYRATHITEVTSFDEFVEVLESKGGFISAHWDGTAETEEKIKELTKATIRCIPIDGVEEEGICVFSGNPSNRKVLFAKAY from the coding sequence ATGAGTAAGAGTTTAACAAAACGTAGTGAGGACTATTCTAAATGGTATAATGAATTGGTTGTCAAGGCCGATCTAGCCGAGAATTCCGGAGTAAGAGGTTGCATGGTTATTAAACCTTATGGATATGCCATATGGGAAAAGATGCAAGCTCAATTGGATAAAATGTTTAAAGAAACCGGACATGAAAATGCCTATTTTCCACTTTTTGTGCCCAAAAGTCTATTTGAAGCTGAAGAAAAGAATGCGGAAGGTTTTGCCAAAGAATGTGCCGTAGTTACGCACTACCGATTAAAAAATGATCCGGATAATAAAGGGAAACTGATGGTTGATCCAGAGGCCAAACTGGAAGAGGAGTTGGTGGTACGTCCTACTAGTGAGGCGATTATATGGAGTACATATAAAAACTGGATTCAATCCTATAGAGATTTACCTATATTGATCAATCAATGGGCTAATGTAGTTCGTTGGGAAATGCGTACTCGATTGTTTTTACGTACTGCTGAGTTCTTGTGGCAAGAAGGTCATACGGCGCATGCAACACGTGAAGAGGCAATTGCTGAGGCTGTACAGATGATGGATGTATATGCTGAATTTGCTGAAAACTTTATGGCTGTTCCTGTTATTAAGGGGGTGAAGACTGAAAGCGAGCGTTTTGCTGGGGCAGAAGATACCTACTGTATTGAGGCTTTGATGCAGGATGGAAAAGCTTTGCAGGCAGGGACATCCCATTTTTTAGGACAGAATTTTGCTAAAGCTTTCGATGTTAAGTTTACTTCCAATGAAGGTAAGCAGGATTATGTTTGGGCAACTTCTTGGGGGGTTTCTACTCGATTGATGGGTGCTCTGATTATGACCCATAGTGATGATAATGGCTTAGTATTACCACCTAAACTAGCACCTATTCAAGTGGTTATTGTACCGATTTACAAAGGTGATGATCAATTAGAGGCCATTAGATCTCGAATTAATCCATTGATGAAGGAATTGCGTGATAAAGGTATATCCGTTAAATTTGATGATAGAGATACTCATAAACCAGGATTTAAATTTAATGAGTACGAATTGAAAGGGGTTCCTGTTCGTATTGCTATCGGGCAGCGAGATATGGAAAATAACACCTTTGAAATAGCTCGTAGGGATACCTTATCAAAGGAAACCGTTTCTGGAGAAGTAGTGGTTTCCTATATATCCAATTTATTAGAAGATATTCAAAATACGATTTTTCAGAAGGCATTAGACTATCGTGCAACACATATAACTGAAGTTACTTCATTTGATGAATTTGTGGAAGTGCTAGAGTCTAAGGGAGGATTTATATCTGCTCATTGGGATGGAACAGCCGAAACGGAAGAAAAAATCAAGGAACTTACTAAGGCAACCATCCGTTGTATTCCTATAGATGGTGTAGAAGAGGAAGGTATTTGTGTGTTTAGTGGAAATCCATCCAATCGTAAAGTGTTGTTTGCCAAAGCGTATTAA